The following coding sequences lie in one Microvirga sp. 17 mud 1-3 genomic window:
- a CDS encoding lytic murein transglycosylase — MTRIAAPTLLALLGLAVATPTLAQGDFRSCLSSLRAQAAAKGVSGQAFDRATRGIEPDLKILELMDNQPEFKTPIWDYLAALVDDERVQDGKAAMRQWGQALAAAEARFGVDRHVIAGVWGVESNFGKDIGGRPLVQSLSTLACYAPRRREYFTGELMATLKIVQDGDIDPDNLRGSWAGAFGHTQFMPSTFQRLAVDGDGDGHRDIMTSVPDAVASTANFLKKAGWSNSLPWGYEVRLPAGFNSGLAGRKKKRAVSAWAAMGVTRVDGRPLSGNYQAGIIVPAGVNGPAFLVTKNFDAVYSYNAAESYGLAIALLGDRLKGLPGIRTAWPTDDPPLSRAQRRELQRLLTARGYDVGEPDGKIGSKTREAIKDVERQIGLEQRGRPGAKVLQALRG, encoded by the coding sequence ATGACCCGGATCGCTGCTCCCACGCTTCTCGCTCTCCTCGGACTGGCCGTCGCGACGCCGACCCTGGCCCAGGGGGATTTCCGCTCCTGCCTGTCGTCCCTGCGCGCCCAGGCGGCCGCCAAGGGCGTGTCCGGCCAGGCCTTCGACCGGGCGACCCGGGGCATCGAGCCGGATCTGAAGATCCTCGAGCTCATGGACAACCAGCCCGAGTTCAAGACGCCCATCTGGGACTACCTCGCGGCCCTGGTGGACGACGAGCGGGTGCAGGACGGCAAGGCCGCCATGCGCCAGTGGGGACAGGCCCTCGCGGCCGCCGAGGCCCGCTTCGGGGTCGACCGCCACGTGATCGCGGGCGTCTGGGGCGTGGAATCCAATTTCGGCAAGGATATCGGCGGGCGGCCCCTGGTGCAGTCGCTCTCGACGCTCGCCTGCTACGCGCCGCGCCGGCGGGAATATTTCACCGGCGAACTGATGGCGACCCTCAAGATCGTTCAGGACGGGGATATCGACCCGGACAACCTGCGCGGCTCCTGGGCAGGCGCCTTCGGACACACCCAGTTCATGCCCTCCACGTTCCAGCGCCTCGCGGTGGACGGGGACGGGGACGGCCATCGGGACATCATGACCTCCGTGCCGGACGCGGTGGCGTCCACGGCGAACTTCCTCAAGAAGGCCGGCTGGTCCAACAGCCTGCCCTGGGGCTACGAGGTGCGCCTGCCGGCCGGGTTCAATTCCGGCCTTGCGGGCCGCAAGAAGAAGCGGGCGGTTTCCGCCTGGGCCGCCATGGGCGTCACCCGCGTGGACGGGCGCCCACTCTCGGGCAATTATCAGGCTGGCATCATCGTCCCGGCGGGCGTGAACGGCCCCGCCTTCCTGGTCACCAAGAATTTCGACGCGGTGTATTCCTATAATGCCGCCGAATCCTACGGCCTCGCCATCGCGCTCCTGGGCGACCGACTGAAGGGCCTGCCCGGCATCCGCACCGCCTGGCCGACGGACGACCCGCCGCTCTCCCGCGCCCAGCGCCGGGAGCTGCAGCGCCTCCTCACGGCCCGCGGCTACGACGTGGGCGAGCCGGACGGCAAGATCGGCAGCAAGACCCGCGAGGCGATCAAGGACGTGGAACGCCAGATCGGCCTCGAGCAGCGCGGCCGCCCCGGCGCCAAGGTCCTGCAGGCCCTGAGGGGGTAA